The following coding sequences lie in one Thermosulfuriphilus ammonigenes genomic window:
- a CDS encoding AMP-dependent synthetase/ligase produces the protein MADENPMITTVSDLIFRAVKAYEGLPALTFREGKSWQTISYGGLWQRASFLARKFEERKLSPRERVAIYIDSGPNWLIADLAAQIAGLVTVPRGISAPEEELAFLLDHSQAMAVVVEPQGLSKLEKVLSLVARDPEVFVVENLGQDEFRKPGALPDDLATIVYTSGTTGNPKGVMLTQANIASNVLACQTVLRPRPGKRYLSLLMPYHMLERTVEYLLLSSGVEIIFSDKRHFREDLRRHRPHYLVGVPRLWEAFYQRINQEVASRGLEAWFKRALRVGLLFRRSLKMIRGETAAVGPMARLKHLLGGLGGGLIFFLPWLLAEAVFFRRLRGVFGGSVEMAISGGSTLAPELDDFYEAIGMPLFNGYGLTETSPVISVRYKGRNLPGTVGPPLPGTEIRIEPPEKGEVLVRGPQVMKGYWQNPSATAAIFTDDGFLKTGDLGCFTPRGDLIICGRLKDVIVLSSGENVDPDPIEALLFESPFISQVMLVGQDRKFLGALVVPDRERLLEWARQRGLDLSWPDLCRSPEARDFIHQEIKAILSRARVHPFEHVGAVRLIPEDWTLENGLLTFTLKKRRALISKRYAHEIEEMYS, from the coding sequence ATGGCTGACGAAAACCCCATGATTACCACCGTTTCTGATCTCATCTTCCGGGCTGTAAAGGCCTACGAAGGTCTTCCAGCCCTGACGTTCAGGGAGGGGAAAAGCTGGCAGACCATTTCCTATGGTGGGTTGTGGCAGAGGGCAAGCTTTCTGGCCCGGAAGTTTGAGGAAAGGAAGCTCTCTCCTCGGGAGAGGGTGGCCATCTATATTGACAGCGGTCCCAACTGGTTAATTGCGGATCTGGCAGCCCAGATAGCCGGTTTAGTCACTGTTCCCCGAGGAATCTCTGCCCCCGAGGAGGAACTGGCCTTTCTCCTTGATCACTCCCAGGCCATGGCTGTGGTCGTCGAGCCCCAAGGGCTTTCTAAGTTGGAGAAGGTGCTTTCCTTAGTGGCCCGAGACCCGGAAGTCTTTGTTGTAGAGAACCTGGGTCAGGATGAGTTTCGAAAGCCAGGGGCTCTCCCTGACGACCTGGCCACTATTGTTTACACCTCTGGCACCACCGGCAACCCCAAGGGAGTAATGCTTACCCAGGCCAACATTGCCTCCAACGTCTTGGCCTGCCAGACTGTGCTCAGGCCTCGGCCGGGAAAGCGCTATCTCTCCCTTCTTATGCCCTACCATATGCTGGAGCGCACCGTTGAGTATCTTCTCCTGTCTTCCGGGGTAGAGATAATCTTTAGCGACAAGCGCCATTTTCGGGAGGACTTAAGGCGCCATCGCCCTCATTATCTGGTGGGGGTTCCCCGTCTCTGGGAGGCCTTTTATCAGCGGATCAACCAGGAGGTGGCTTCAAGGGGGCTTGAGGCCTGGTTTAAGCGAGCCCTGAGGGTGGGGCTCCTCTTCCGCCGTTCCCTTAAGATGATCCGGGGGGAGACCGCGGCCGTCGGCCCCATGGCTCGCCTTAAGCATCTTCTCGGCGGCCTGGGCGGCGGTCTTATCTTCTTCCTCCCCTGGCTTCTGGCTGAGGCCGTTTTCTTCCGGCGGCTGAGGGGGGTTTTTGGCGGCTCGGTGGAGATGGCCATAAGCGGCGGGAGCACGTTGGCTCCCGAACTTGATGATTTCTACGAGGCCATAGGGATGCCCCTCTTTAACGGCTACGGCCTCACCGAGACCTCTCCGGTGATCTCTGTTCGTTATAAGGGACGTAACCTGCCAGGTACAGTAGGGCCGCCCCTGCCGGGAACGGAGATCCGCATTGAGCCTCCAGAAAAGGGGGAGGTTTTGGTCAGGGGGCCTCAGGTGATGAAGGGGTACTGGCAAAATCCTTCGGCCACTGCCGCCATTTTTACTGATGACGGTTTTCTTAAGACCGGGGATCTGGGTTGTTTTACTCCTCGGGGAGATCTTATCATCTGTGGTCGCCTTAAGGATGTCATTGTCCTGTCCAGCGGTGAGAACGTTGATCCTGACCCCATCGAGGCCCTCCTTTTTGAGAGCCCCTTTATCTCCCAGGTGATGCTTGTTGGTCAGGATCGCAAATTCCTTGGGGCCTTGGTAGTCCCTGATCGAGAAAGGCTTCTGGAGTGGGCCAGGCAAAGGGGGCTTGATCTGAGTTGGCCGGATCTCTGCCGATCTCCGGAGGCCCGGGACTTTATCCATCAGGAGATAAAGGCCATTCTTTCCCGGGCTCGAGTCCATCCCTTTGAGCATGTAGGGGCAGTCCGGCTCATTCCCGAGGATTGGACTCTGGAAAACGGGCTTCTCACCTTCACTTTAAAGAAGAGGCGGGCCCTGATCAGTAAAAGATATGCCCATGAGATCGAGGAGATGTATTCGTGA
- the fbp gene encoding fructose-1,6-bisphosphate aldolase/phosphatase, with amino-acid sequence MKITLSIIKADIGGYVGHSSTHPEVVAKVTEVAQAAKGDLLIDVSVLTCGDDIALVMTHQQGVDNEKIHKLAWDAFVAGTQVARDLKLYGAGQDLLSDAFSGNVRGLGPGIAEMEFEERKSEPVIVFFADKTAPSAWNLPLYEMFADPMNTAGLVIDPSMHGGFTFEIMDVYTGKVVKLKTPAELYDLLALIGSVSKYVVRAVYRNSDGEIAAAASTQRLSLMAGQYVGKDDPVLAVRSQSGFPAIGEILEPFGRPWLVEGWMRGSHTGPLMPVSFKQAKPTRFDGPPRVIAAGYQICNGRLVGPVDLFDDPAFDMARHECSYMANRLRRQGIFEPHRLPPEEMEYTTLPKVMERLKDRFMDSGEKMAKDAKILEKEDMD; translated from the coding sequence ATGAAAATCACGCTTTCTATCATTAAGGCCGACATCGGAGGATACGTCGGTCATTCTTCCACCCATCCCGAAGTGGTGGCTAAGGTAACGGAGGTAGCCCAGGCGGCCAAAGGGGATCTGCTTATAGACGTTTCGGTCCTTACCTGTGGTGACGACATTGCCTTGGTGATGACCCACCAGCAGGGGGTGGATAACGAGAAGATTCACAAGCTGGCCTGGGATGCCTTTGTGGCCGGAACCCAGGTGGCCAGAGACCTGAAGCTCTACGGGGCCGGCCAGGATCTTCTCTCAGATGCCTTCTCGGGCAATGTTCGAGGCTTAGGACCGGGGATTGCCGAGATGGAGTTTGAAGAGAGGAAGAGTGAGCCGGTGATTGTCTTTTTCGCCGACAAGACCGCCCCCAGCGCCTGGAATCTTCCCCTCTACGAGATGTTTGCTGACCCTATGAACACCGCCGGCCTGGTTATCGACCCTTCAATGCACGGTGGCTTTACCTTTGAGATTATGGATGTTTATACCGGGAAGGTGGTCAAGCTGAAGACTCCGGCCGAACTTTATGACCTTCTGGCCCTTATTGGTTCAGTAAGCAAGTATGTCGTTCGGGCCGTATACCGCAATTCCGATGGGGAGATAGCGGCTGCGGCCTCTACCCAGAGGCTTTCTCTTATGGCCGGTCAGTATGTGGGTAAGGATGACCCGGTCCTGGCGGTGAGGTCTCAGAGCGGTTTCCCGGCCATTGGAGAGATCCTCGAGCCCTTTGGACGTCCCTGGCTGGTGGAGGGCTGGATGCGGGGGTCCCACACCGGTCCTCTGATGCCCGTCTCCTTTAAGCAGGCAAAACCCACCCGGTTTGATGGTCCGCCCCGGGTAATTGCCGCTGGCTATCAGATCTGCAATGGCCGACTGGTAGGTCCGGTGGATCTCTTTGATGACCCGGCCTTTGATATGGCCAGGCACGAATGCTCCTACATGGCCAATCGCCTGCGGCGCCAGGGAATCTTCGAACCCCACAGATTGCCTCCCGAGGAGATGGAGTACACCACTTTGCCCAAGGTTATGGAGCGCCTTAAGGATCGTTTTATGGATTCGGGAGAAAAGATGGCCAAGGATGCCAAAATACTGGAGAAGGAAGATATGGACTAA
- the ispF gene encoding 2-C-methyl-D-erythritol 2,4-cyclodiphosphate synthase, with product MGELRVGHGYDVHPLVEGRPLVLAGVAIPFEKGLAGHSDADVITHAVCDALLGAAGLKDIGQLFPDSDPRFRGIESLKLLKEVVDLLSERGWRVINVDVTVVCQSPKLAPYREEMIRRLREAMGEGAVNIKATTTEHLGFIGRGEAIAAHAVSLITKGQDLTGCRDRL from the coding sequence ATGGGAGAGCTTCGCGTGGGACATGGCTACGATGTTCATCCGCTGGTGGAAGGGCGCCCTCTGGTCCTGGCCGGAGTGGCCATACCCTTTGAGAAGGGCCTGGCCGGCCATTCGGATGCCGATGTTATCACCCACGCCGTCTGCGACGCCCTTCTGGGGGCCGCCGGCCTGAAAGATATCGGTCAACTATTTCCTGACTCAGACCCTCGTTTTCGTGGTATAGAGAGCCTTAAGCTCTTAAAAGAAGTGGTGGATCTTCTGTCCGAGAGGGGCTGGAGGGTGATAAACGTTGATGTAACCGTCGTCTGCCAGAGCCCAAAACTTGCTCCCTATCGGGAAGAGATGATAAGACGCCTCAGGGAGGCCATGGGGGAAGGCGCGGTAAACATCAAGGCCACCACTACTGAACATCTGGGTTTTATTGGTCGAGGAGAGGCCATTGCTGCCCACGCCGTCTCCCTGATCACCAAAGGCCAAGATCTGACCGGATGCCGTGATAGGCTCTGA
- a CDS encoding class I fructose-bisphosphate aldolase, with the protein MSATIDKIAELLGDEASYLLEHRCQTIPKEMLHLPGPDFVDRVVALSDRPTAVLRNLQLLFNHGRLAGTGYLSILPVDQGIEHSAGASFAPNPIYFDPEAIVRLAIEAGCNAVASTLGVLGSVARKYAHKIPFILKINHNELLSYPNQYDQTLFADIKQAFDMGAIGVGATIYFGSPHCRRQIMEISQAFRRAHELGMVTILWCYLRNEAFKTKEADYHVAADLTGQANHLGVTLEADIIKQKLPETNGGYLALKFGKTHPLVYEKLTSDHPIDLTRYQVANCYLGRAGLINSGGPSDDNDLAQAVRTAVINKRAGGMGLILGRKAFQRPMEEGIAIIHAVQDVYLCPEVTIA; encoded by the coding sequence ATGTCGGCCACAATTGACAAAATTGCTGAGCTTTTAGGAGATGAGGCCTCTTACCTGCTGGAACATCGGTGCCAGACCATTCCCAAAGAGATGCTTCACCTCCCAGGGCCTGACTTTGTTGACCGGGTGGTAGCCCTTAGCGACCGGCCCACGGCGGTTTTAAGAAATCTCCAGCTTCTCTTCAACCACGGCCGGTTAGCCGGAACGGGGTATCTTTCTATCTTACCGGTGGATCAGGGTATAGAGCACTCTGCCGGCGCCTCCTTTGCCCCCAATCCTATCTACTTTGATCCTGAGGCCATCGTCCGCCTGGCTATTGAGGCCGGGTGCAACGCCGTGGCCTCTACCCTTGGGGTTTTGGGGAGTGTGGCTCGAAAGTATGCCCACAAGATTCCCTTCATTCTCAAGATAAATCATAACGAGCTCTTGTCTTATCCCAATCAATACGATCAGACCCTCTTTGCCGACATCAAACAGGCCTTTGATATGGGGGCCATTGGGGTAGGAGCGACCATCTACTTCGGGTCTCCCCACTGCCGGCGCCAGATCATGGAGATCAGTCAGGCCTTCCGCCGGGCCCATGAGTTGGGAATGGTGACCATCCTCTGGTGTTACCTGCGCAACGAGGCCTTCAAAACCAAAGAGGCCGACTACCACGTGGCTGCGGACTTAACCGGCCAGGCCAACCACTTAGGGGTGACCTTAGAGGCGGACATCATTAAACAAAAACTACCGGAGACAAATGGTGGTTACTTGGCCCTTAAGTTTGGCAAAACCCATCCCCTCGTCTACGAGAAGCTAACCAGCGACCACCCCATAGACCTGACCCGCTACCAGGTGGCCAACTGCTACCTGGGCCGGGCTGGGCTAATTAACTCTGGGGGGCCCTCCGACGACAATGATTTGGCCCAGGCAGTGCGCACAGCGGTAATCAACAAAAGGGCCGGCGGTATGGGGCTTATCCTGGGACGCAAGGCCTTTCAGCGCCCCATGGAAGAGGGGATAGCCATCATTCACGCTGTTCAGGATGTCTATCTTTGTCCGGAGGTAACCATTGCCTGA
- a CDS encoding ATP-grasp domain-containing protein, with product MPEAESAPVVSLNPLYEGDIFLWAKGFLGDRELGILSRARAIVLPQTVRPELYWLARELAPTFPNYDFRFRFPGKVGQALAFSAFDIPHPRTIACLQLEPLLRDHPLSPTLRLPAFPFVLKADIGGEGGGTWLISGEEDLKKAISRLKALEIQGREGLIIQEYLPGLQEDLRVTVIGQRIISYWRRRPGFHHHLARGGEIDYDYRPDLQARGHSLIKEICRRVGINLAGFDLAFSPQGEPLVLEINFTFGRRGLEPFGGFEALLLEAIEGFLKGLP from the coding sequence TTGCCTGAGGCCGAATCGGCCCCGGTAGTTTCCTTAAACCCCCTCTATGAAGGCGACATCTTTCTCTGGGCCAAGGGCTTTTTAGGGGACAGAGAGCTGGGAATACTCTCCCGGGCCCGGGCCATTGTCCTCCCCCAGACGGTCAGACCGGAGCTTTATTGGCTGGCCCGGGAGCTGGCTCCTACCTTTCCCAATTATGATTTTCGTTTCCGGTTCCCCGGCAAAGTGGGGCAGGCTTTGGCCTTCTCCGCCTTTGATATTCCCCACCCCCGAACCATCGCTTGTCTCCAGCTTGAACCCCTCCTAAGAGATCATCCCCTGAGCCCCACCCTCAGGCTCCCCGCCTTTCCTTTTGTTCTCAAGGCGGATATCGGCGGCGAAGGGGGCGGCACCTGGCTGATAAGCGGTGAAGAGGATCTCAAAAAGGCCATATCCAGGCTGAAGGCCTTAGAGATACAGGGCCGGGAAGGGCTTATCATTCAGGAGTATCTTCCTGGGCTCCAGGAAGACCTCAGGGTGACGGTAATCGGCCAGCGGATTATCAGCTACTGGCGCCGGCGGCCGGGGTTTCATCATCATCTGGCCCGGGGGGGAGAAATAGACTACGATTACCGTCCAGATCTTCAAGCCCGCGGCCATAGCCTCATAAAGGAAATCTGCCGCCGGGTGGGAATAAACCTGGCCGGGTTTGATCTGGCCTTTTCCCCCCAAGGCGAGCCCCTTGTGCTGGAGATCAACTTTACCTTTGGTCGTCGGGGGCTTGAACCTTTTGGTGGTTTTGAAGCCCTCCTTCTTGAGGCCATAGAGGGCTTCCTCAAAGGCCTTCCATAA
- a CDS encoding Hsp70 family protein, producing the protein MSRYLIGIDLGTTNSAVAYVDLQEPGPRPRLQIFEVPQLIDRGRLSPQAMLPSFLYLPGEFDLEPGSCALPWDKDRNYIVGVFARQQGLKVPNRLVSSAKSWLCHGGVDRRSPILPWGAGQEVQKVSPVEASARYLRHIKEAWDWTIAKDDPEARFENQEVIVTVPASFDEVARELTLEAAKAAGLSVTLIEEPTAAFYAWLSANEEGWTEFIRQGDLILVCDIGGGTTDFTLIEAQPGPEGPELKRVAVGDHILLGGDNMDLALARLVEKKLSGARLDLVRFQMLTHQCRQVKERLLAEDGPGEEAVRLTGRGTALIAETLVARLRKEEVLSLILEEFFPPQPWHDGLKGFKSVPGGLKEWGLPYARETAITKHLAAFLYRHGERAPNLVLFNGGAMKPTLLRRRILESLAGWFGQEPRELTNPSLDLAISLGAAYYGLVRRGLGIRVGGGVPRSYYLGVASPEKDKLTAVCLIPQGTEEGSELEVPRDFDVITNRPVRFSLYHATDRQEDGLGDVVNLSKGELAELPPLVTVLKYGKKGERRHIAVRVGARLTEVGTLEVFCRSLESPHRWRLQFDLRREKPSRETAPLATGVVVEPTEEDRRALVDRLEEDLRLRFEAAAEALRAVFSGQASPEALPRRLREILEMERDQWPLSLLRALAEVVIELKKERRRSPAHEARWLNLAGFFMRPGYGDPLDPWRVKQLWPLHLEGLAYPRDVSCAREWWIFWRRLAGGLTAGQQNQILARIKPVLIPPRRKKSRQKVRFFREEKIEMWLLAGNLERLPWQTKVDLGRALLAEIGRGLPLNLAFLTISRLGAREPLYGPANEVVPAPEVCRWIQDLIERFTPPAKAGKAAWALAQALGHLGRMTGDRARDIDEDTRHRLIAYLELFPQAKGIIRQLKEPLPLEKAEAARLYGESLPEGLILKG; encoded by the coding sequence ATGTCGCGCTATCTAATAGGGATAGACTTGGGAACCACCAATTCGGCGGTAGCCTATGTGGACCTTCAAGAACCCGGGCCTCGACCCCGTTTGCAGATATTTGAGGTCCCTCAGCTCATAGATCGGGGGCGACTCTCTCCCCAGGCCATGCTCCCTTCTTTTCTTTATCTGCCGGGGGAATTTGATCTCGAACCTGGATCATGCGCCCTGCCCTGGGACAAGGATCGAAATTACATCGTCGGGGTCTTCGCCCGTCAACAGGGGCTCAAGGTTCCCAATCGCCTCGTTTCATCGGCCAAAAGCTGGCTTTGCCATGGAGGAGTGGATCGACGGTCACCCATTCTTCCGTGGGGGGCTGGTCAGGAGGTGCAGAAAGTCTCGCCAGTTGAGGCCTCGGCCCGATATCTTCGCCACATAAAAGAGGCCTGGGACTGGACGATAGCCAAGGATGACCCTGAGGCCCGGTTTGAAAACCAGGAGGTCATTGTCACCGTGCCGGCCTCCTTTGATGAGGTGGCCAGAGAGCTCACCCTTGAGGCCGCTAAGGCCGCCGGGCTCTCTGTCACCCTTATTGAGGAGCCTACCGCCGCCTTCTACGCCTGGTTGTCAGCCAACGAGGAAGGCTGGACAGAGTTTATCCGCCAGGGAGACCTCATTCTCGTTTGTGACATCGGGGGAGGAACCACCGACTTTACCCTCATTGAAGCCCAACCGGGGCCAGAGGGACCTGAACTTAAACGGGTCGCCGTAGGAGACCATATCCTTCTCGGAGGAGATAATATGGACCTGGCCCTGGCCCGTCTGGTGGAAAAGAAGCTCTCCGGGGCCAGGCTGGACCTGGTTCGCTTCCAGATGCTCACCCACCAATGCCGTCAGGTTAAAGAAAGGCTCTTAGCCGAAGATGGCCCAGGGGAAGAAGCTGTAAGGCTCACTGGCCGGGGGACAGCCCTTATTGCCGAGACCCTGGTGGCTCGGCTGAGAAAAGAAGAAGTCTTGTCCCTCATCCTTGAGGAATTCTTCCCGCCCCAGCCCTGGCACGATGGCCTAAAAGGCTTTAAGTCCGTCCCCGGAGGGCTTAAAGAATGGGGGCTTCCCTATGCCCGGGAGACAGCCATTACCAAACACCTGGCGGCCTTCCTTTACCGCCACGGGGAAAGAGCTCCCAACCTGGTTCTTTTCAACGGCGGGGCCATGAAACCCACCCTCCTCCGGAGACGAATTCTTGAATCTCTGGCCGGGTGGTTCGGCCAGGAGCCCAGGGAACTTACAAACCCTTCTCTTGACCTGGCTATCTCCCTCGGGGCCGCCTATTACGGCCTTGTCCGTCGGGGCCTGGGGATCAGGGTCGGCGGGGGGGTGCCAAGGTCTTACTACCTGGGGGTAGCCAGCCCTGAAAAAGATAAGCTAACCGCTGTTTGCCTTATCCCTCAGGGAACCGAAGAGGGTAGCGAACTGGAAGTTCCTCGAGACTTTGATGTTATCACCAATCGCCCGGTCCGCTTCAGCCTTTATCATGCTACCGATCGCCAAGAAGATGGCCTAGGCGATGTAGTCAACCTCTCTAAAGGAGAGCTGGCAGAGCTTCCGCCTCTGGTAACAGTTCTTAAGTATGGAAAAAAGGGGGAGAGAAGACACATCGCTGTCCGTGTAGGAGCTAGGCTCACCGAGGTAGGGACCCTGGAGGTCTTTTGTCGCTCGCTAGAGAGCCCTCATCGGTGGCGTCTCCAGTTTGACCTCCGCCGCGAGAAGCCATCCAGGGAGACAGCCCCCCTGGCCACAGGAGTAGTAGTGGAACCCACCGAAGAAGACAGAAGGGCCCTGGTTGACCGTCTGGAAGAAGATCTTCGGCTACGTTTTGAGGCCGCTGCTGAGGCCTTAAGAGCTGTCTTCTCCGGCCAGGCCTCTCCCGAGGCCCTACCCCGCAGGTTGCGGGAGATCCTGGAGATGGAACGGGATCAGTGGCCGCTCAGTCTCCTCAGGGCCCTGGCCGAGGTAGTCATCGAGCTCAAAAAGGAACGGCGGCGCAGTCCAGCCCACGAAGCCCGATGGCTCAACCTGGCCGGTTTCTTCATGCGTCCGGGCTACGGTGATCCCCTTGATCCCTGGAGGGTTAAACAGCTCTGGCCCCTCCATCTGGAGGGTCTTGCCTACCCCCGAGATGTGAGTTGCGCCCGAGAGTGGTGGATATTCTGGCGCCGGCTGGCCGGAGGCCTTACTGCCGGTCAGCAAAATCAGATTCTGGCCCGGATAAAACCGGTCTTAATTCCCCCTCGGCGGAAAAAGTCCCGCCAAAAGGTCCGCTTCTTTCGGGAAGAAAAGATCGAAATGTGGCTTCTGGCCGGAAACCTGGAGCGTCTTCCCTGGCAGACAAAGGTGGATCTGGGGCGGGCTTTGCTGGCGGAGATTGGCCGGGGGCTGCCCCTTAACCTGGCCTTTCTTACCATCTCCCGGCTGGGGGCCCGAGAACCCTTGTACGGACCAGCCAATGAGGTCGTTCCGGCCCCGGAGGTCTGCCGCTGGATCCAGGACCTCATCGAACGTTTTACTCCTCCGGCCAAGGCCGGGAAGGCCGCCTGGGCCTTGGCCCAGGCCCTGGGCCACCTGGGCCGGATGACAGGCGATCGGGCCAGAGACATTGACGAAGACACCCGGCACCGGCTCATCGCCTATCTGGAGCTCTTCCCCCAGGCCAAGGGGATCATCCGTCAGCTAAAAGAACCCCTGCCCCTGGAGAAGGCAGAGGCCGCCAGGCTCTACGGTGAAAGCCTGCCCGAAGGACTTATCCTTAAGGGTTAA
- a CDS encoding pancreas/duodenum homeobox protein 1 — translation MDDQRRQLFSEALLQKLFPPERANQFFEALFGDPEEGAYDIFLVYRWFDEERGLIRLDFELRQRPGRCLACHLTYGLPEVFARHPVINVSGLVEKLNRQLDGLRITGWRLGPTEELGPATHAVPLWLEVTEV, via the coding sequence ATGGATGACCAGCGGCGCCAACTATTCTCTGAGGCTCTCTTACAGAAACTCTTTCCCCCGGAAAGAGCCAATCAGTTCTTCGAGGCCCTCTTTGGTGACCCGGAGGAAGGAGCCTACGATATTTTCCTGGTCTATCGCTGGTTTGATGAAGAAAGAGGGCTCATCAGGCTAGATTTTGAGCTTCGCCAAAGACCAGGACGCTGCCTAGCCTGTCATCTGACATATGGGCTCCCTGAGGTCTTCGCTCGCCATCCGGTGATAAATGTCTCTGGCCTGGTAGAAAAGCTTAACCGCCAGCTAGATGGCTTAAGGATAACCGGCTGGCGTCTGGGGCCCACCGAGGAGCTTGGCCCGGCCACCCATGCTGTGCCCCTGTGGTTAGAGGTCACCGAGGTTTGA
- a CDS encoding KamA family radical SAM protein: MLGNFITDIRDVEVFGPGVNLRGLEKVTDFFPFKATEYYLSLIDFNDPQDPLRRIILPDEEECQQWGRLDPSNESSYTVVPGLQHKYGSTALILFSNLCLGFCRYCFRKRLFLEGRQERVVDLDEAIRYIREHPEITNAILSGGDPLALSTARIEEALARLREIDHLQIIRVGTKCLSYNPARVINDRRLIEVISRYSGAGKKIYIMAHFDHAREITPEAERAVHMLLRAGAVVLNQTPIIRGVNDTPEALAGLFRRLSSIGVAPYYVFQCRPAVGNKPYAVPIEEAYHIFERARSLGSGLDKRARYVMSHALGKIEIVGLTEDQVFFKFHRAADNSDSARFMIYRRNPKAYWFDDYEEAVSEYPLSLVSGCYGPE; this comes from the coding sequence ATGCTGGGAAATTTTATCACAGACATCAGGGATGTTGAAGTCTTCGGTCCCGGAGTAAACCTGAGGGGTCTGGAGAAGGTCACGGATTTTTTCCCTTTTAAGGCCACAGAGTACTATCTGTCTCTTATAGACTTCAATGATCCTCAGGATCCTCTCCGACGTATTATCCTTCCTGACGAGGAGGAGTGCCAGCAATGGGGGCGCCTTGATCCCTCAAACGAGAGCTCCTACACCGTTGTTCCTGGTCTTCAGCACAAATATGGCTCCACGGCCCTCATCCTCTTCAGCAACCTTTGTCTGGGTTTCTGCCGTTACTGCTTCCGTAAGCGTCTTTTCCTTGAAGGGCGTCAGGAAAGGGTGGTTGATCTTGACGAGGCTATTCGCTATATCCGTGAGCACCCTGAGATTACCAATGCCATTTTAAGCGGTGGTGACCCTCTGGCCCTCTCAACCGCCCGCATTGAAGAAGCCCTGGCTCGGCTTCGGGAGATAGACCATCTTCAGATTATTCGGGTGGGAACCAAATGTCTGTCTTACAACCCGGCCCGGGTCATCAACGACCGTCGGCTTATAGAGGTCATCAGCCGCTATAGCGGCGCCGGAAAGAAGATATATATCATGGCCCATTTTGATCATGCCCGGGAGATTACTCCTGAGGCTGAGAGGGCGGTCCATATGCTTCTTCGGGCCGGCGCGGTGGTTCTCAACCAGACTCCTATCATCCGTGGAGTTAACGACACCCCTGAGGCCCTGGCCGGACTTTTCCGCCGGCTCTCTTCCATAGGAGTGGCCCCGTACTATGTCTTCCAGTGCCGGCCAGCAGTGGGCAACAAACCCTATGCTGTGCCCATTGAAGAGGCCTATCACATATTCGAAAGGGCCAGATCCTTGGGCTCCGGGCTAGACAAGAGGGCCCGATACGTTATGTCCCACGCCTTAGGAAAGATAGAAATCGTCGGCCTTACCGAGGATCAGGTCTTCTTTAAGTTCCACCGTGCTGCCGACAACTCGGATAGCGCCCGCTTTATGATCTACCGTCGCAACCCCAAGGCCTACTGGTTTGACGATTATGAAGAGGCTGTATCCGAGTATCCTCTTAGCCTGGTAAGTGGCTGTTACGGCCCGGAGTAA